A single window of Candidatus Delongbacteria bacterium DNA harbors:
- a CDS encoding GHKL domain-containing protein — MIRQKLNENFLQLTNEMIDAFSIIIDPDKILDYAVGRIKDYFQLNNITLVKINDIDSSSDKTNIVININSRLYNWFVTNEKELEVKKNYLGVYIDEELKQIENRIKFQSRLIIPLISHNTLTALVFIGENPINDDVKKIITLLKLASLSFQNSCRILNERKILEEKFLNDKMITLGRAASSIAHEIKNPLTSIRSTIQLIGSFIEDSEIKSLSINLLSEVDRITKITSSLNDYTKEQLIYSERKPLLDILTSLESQYSTLLKNEKISLEIETANYLIDYDFDKLKQVFINLFENSIHAIKDSKKKKIIISSDTKDGNLCIKFIDSGIGIDKNDLKQIFDPFFTKKKLGTGLGLTIVKKILDKHKFHCEVRSKIDVGTEIIITIPEDLWENL, encoded by the coding sequence ATGATAAGGCAAAAACTAAACGAAAATTTCTTACAGTTAACAAATGAGATGATTGACGCCTTTTCTATAATCATAGATCCAGACAAAATTTTGGATTACGCAGTAGGTAGAATAAAAGACTATTTCCAACTAAACAATATTACACTTGTAAAAATAAATGATATCGACTCTTCTTCAGATAAAACAAACATAGTCATCAACATTAATTCTAGATTATATAATTGGTTTGTCACAAATGAAAAAGAATTAGAAGTAAAAAAAAATTATCTTGGAGTGTATATTGATGAGGAGTTGAAGCAGATTGAGAATCGTATAAAATTTCAATCAAGGCTAATAATTCCCTTAATATCCCATAATACGCTCACCGCTTTAGTTTTTATAGGTGAAAATCCCATTAATGATGATGTTAAAAAAATTATTACTTTACTTAAACTAGCTTCATTATCATTTCAGAACAGCTGTAGAATTTTAAATGAAAGAAAAATTCTTGAGGAAAAATTTTTAAATGATAAAATGATCACTTTAGGTAGAGCAGCGTCATCAATCGCACATGAAATTAAAAACCCTTTGACATCTATCCGAAGTACTATTCAGTTAATTGGTTCTTTTATAGAGGATTCTGAGATCAAATCACTTTCCATAAATTTATTATCCGAAGTTGATCGTATAACTAAAATCACCTCCTCACTAAATGATTATACAAAAGAACAATTGATCTATTCAGAGCGAAAACCTTTACTAGATATTCTAACAAGTCTTGAGAGTCAGTACTCTACTTTACTCAAGAATGAGAAGATTAGCCTAGAAATTGAAACTGCTAATTATCTAATAGATTATGATTTTGATAAATTGAAGCAGGTTTTTATAAACCTTTTCGAGAATAGCATTCATGCTATCAAAGATTCAAAGAAAAAGAAAATTATAATCTCTTCAGATACAAAAGATGGAAATCTTTGCATTAAATTCATTGATTCTGGGATAGGAATCGACAAGAATGATTTAAAGCAAATTTTTGATCCATTCTTTACAAAAAAGAAACTTGGTACTGGATTGGGATTAACAATAGTAAAGAAGATTCTTGATAAACATAAATTCCACTGTGAAGTACGATCAAAAATCGATGTTGGGACAGAAATTATTATAACTATACCGGAAGATTTATGGGAAAACTTGTAA
- a CDS encoding sigma-54-dependent Fis family transcriptional regulator — translation MGKLVIVDDESNILKILSILFKSNGFDVHTYSSGEEILLSECATNFDVAILDLQLPGISGIDLMDKLKKVNKNAQFIFITAHGDFKTAVEAIKRGAYNFISKPFDNDELVGYVNAAMSIKNLYNQLDSYENQIDPFAKIIGQSSSLKKVVHLAEKAAMTDITLLVTGESGTGKELFVRAIHEKSDRAKHPFIAVNCSAIPGTLFESEFFGHKKGSFTGALNDRKGKFIEAGKGTLFLDEVGEIPMEFQAKLLRSIEYGEITPLGDNKIYRSEARIVAATNKNLQELVKEGKFREDLFYRLNIININIPPLKDRTDDVRLLAIWYAKNFGAENISDKAMKLLTSYHWPGNIRELKNQIQRASILCNKIIQPEDLTLESNEIEISGISHGFNLEEHINNYEKNYILKAMEISGNNKIKAAEILGLTYRVFNYKYDKYVKEN, via the coding sequence ATGGGAAAACTTGTAATTGTTGATGATGAAAGTAACATACTAAAGATTTTATCTATCTTATTTAAAAGCAATGGATTTGATGTTCATACTTATAGCAGTGGAGAGGAGATTCTCCTTTCTGAATGTGCTACAAATTTTGATGTTGCTATCCTTGACTTACAACTCCCTGGTATATCTGGAATAGATTTGATGGATAAACTAAAAAAAGTAAATAAAAATGCTCAATTTATATTTATTACTGCTCATGGAGATTTTAAAACTGCAGTTGAAGCTATAAAGAGAGGTGCATATAATTTTATTTCAAAACCATTTGATAATGATGAACTTGTAGGATATGTAAATGCAGCAATGAGTATTAAGAATCTTTATAATCAACTTGATAGTTATGAAAATCAAATCGACCCTTTTGCTAAGATTATCGGTCAATCTTCATCCCTCAAAAAAGTTGTACATCTGGCTGAAAAAGCTGCAATGACAGATATAACACTGCTTGTAACCGGTGAATCTGGAACAGGAAAAGAGCTTTTTGTCAGAGCAATTCATGAAAAATCTGATAGAGCAAAACACCCTTTTATTGCTGTAAACTGTTCCGCAATTCCAGGGACACTTTTTGAAAGCGAATTTTTTGGACACAAAAAAGGAAGTTTCACCGGTGCTTTAAATGATAGGAAAGGGAAATTCATTGAAGCAGGAAAAGGTACTTTATTTCTAGATGAAGTTGGTGAGATTCCTATGGAATTTCAAGCAAAACTTTTAAGAAGTATTGAGTACGGAGAGATTACTCCACTAGGAGATAATAAAATTTATAGATCTGAAGCAAGAATAGTCGCAGCAACAAACAAAAATCTGCAAGAACTTGTAAAGGAAGGTAAATTTAGAGAAGATCTTTTTTATAGGTTGAATATAATAAATATCAATATTCCGCCACTTAAAGATAGAACTGACGATGTAAGATTGCTAGCTATATGGTATGCAAAAAATTTTGGTGCAGAAAATATAAGTGACAAAGCTATGAAATTATTAACTTCATATCATTGGCCAGGAAATATTAGAGAACTGAAAAACCAAATTCAAAGAGCGTCTATTTTATGTAATAAAATTATCCAACCTGAAGATTTGACTTTGGAAAGTAACGAAATCGAAATTTCAGGTATTAGTCATGGTTTTAACTTAGAAGAACATATAAATAATTACGAAAAAAATTATATTTTGAAAGCAATGGAAATTTCAGGAAATAACAAAATAAAGGCAGCTGAAATTCTTGGTTTAACATATAGAGTTTTCAATTATAAGTATGATAAATACGTAAAAGAAAACTAG
- the fliN gene encoding flagellar motor switch protein FliN, with translation MRVEEFTDDKKEILKTISSIIKEKADNVISTSINENIVLKKKADTLVHEPTIHNSLGTSMVRLDFSFKDGFSGDMFILIAKSTVAQIADKMLMGEGDAEFDEMEHMDAIQEITNQILGATATELTGVFEFTITFTEVIGQVIDINDIKDDLTDDNLMVHYGITILDDSEYFLVIKSDTFENIIKTITDFSSGGVEEDNTQTELDFPEIGSNMMGTVSGGRDLGVLMDVRLPVTVELGRKKMFIRDILKLTPGEVVELPKLQGEPVDLFVNDRKFATGEVVVIAENFGIRIKSLITPEERLKTSDAWKDDTYK, from the coding sequence ATGCGAGTAGAAGAATTTACTGATGATAAAAAAGAGATACTGAAGACAATATCTTCAATTATCAAGGAAAAAGCTGATAACGTAATATCTACCAGTATCAACGAAAACATCGTATTAAAGAAAAAAGCTGATACTCTTGTACATGAGCCAACTATACACAATTCTCTTGGTACTTCTATGGTTAGGCTTGATTTCTCGTTTAAAGATGGCTTTTCCGGAGATATGTTTATTCTAATTGCAAAATCTACTGTCGCTCAAATTGCTGATAAAATGCTAATGGGTGAAGGTGATGCTGAATTTGATGAAATGGAACATATGGATGCTATTCAAGAAATTACCAATCAAATACTAGGTGCTACAGCGACTGAACTTACAGGTGTTTTTGAATTTACAATTACATTTACGGAGGTAATTGGTCAAGTAATAGATATAAACGATATAAAAGATGATTTAACAGATGATAATCTGATGGTTCATTATGGAATCACCATTTTGGATGATAGCGAGTATTTTCTAGTTATAAAATCAGATACTTTTGAAAATATTATCAAAACGATTACAGATTTCTCTTCTGGTGGTGTGGAAGAAGATAATACTCAAACTGAGCTTGATTTTCCTGAAATTGGCTCCAATATGATGGGAACAGTCAGTGGAGGAAGAGATCTTGGTGTTTTAATGGATGTAAGACTACCTGTTACGGTAGAATTAGGCAGAAAAAAAATGTTTATTAGAGATATTCTTAAATTAACACCTGGTGAAGTAGTTGAACTTCCAAAACTACAAGGTGAACCTGTTGATCTTTTTGTAAACGATAGAAAGTTTGCAACTGGTGAGGTTGTTGTAATTGCTGAAAATTTTGGAATAAGAATAAAAAGCTTAATAACTCCAGAAGAAAGATTAAAAACAAGTGATGCCTGGAAGGATGATACTTATAAGTAA
- the fliM gene encoding flagellar motor switch protein FliM, which yields MAKVLSQEEIDALLNDAQKGKDIEQLGVKQKVIEYLYDWKNPQKLNADHKRQLKQIFQIFSTSFQTYLQTTLKSMVDIAISDISTVSYSDYLLSVSEPTCMYKLFLDKLKAMASIEVQPSFVFFLVERLLGGMGRSMELPRPVSPIEENIMLRIMQNCFLALKEAFKNIMPGLNFQFNGFETNPNFVNIAPPTDVVALITLDISIKEDVFNINICFPSAVIDPILEKMTATSWKTQENITKKSINIIEDYIKYSEVEMTVEFARTELRVGDFLDLKIGDVIELDKAISDPSIVNIDSKPKFFVRPGVEGTRKAIEFIRQLTPDEERKYASRRIY from the coding sequence ATGGCTAAGGTCCTATCACAAGAAGAAATAGATGCCCTTTTGAATGATGCCCAGAAGGGTAAAGACATTGAACAGCTCGGAGTAAAACAGAAGGTAATTGAGTATTTATACGATTGGAAAAATCCTCAAAAATTGAATGCTGACCACAAAAGGCAGTTGAAACAAATTTTCCAGATTTTCAGTACCTCATTTCAAACTTATCTTCAAACTACTTTAAAAAGTATGGTGGATATTGCCATATCGGACATATCTACTGTAAGTTATTCTGATTATCTTTTATCGGTCTCTGAGCCTACCTGTATGTATAAATTATTTTTGGATAAACTAAAGGCGATGGCTTCAATAGAAGTTCAGCCTTCCTTCGTGTTTTTTCTGGTAGAAAGACTTTTGGGTGGTATGGGTAGATCTATGGAGTTACCAAGACCCGTTTCCCCTATTGAAGAAAATATTATGCTTAGAATTATGCAAAACTGTTTTCTAGCTTTGAAAGAAGCATTTAAAAATATCATGCCTGGTCTAAATTTTCAGTTTAATGGTTTTGAAACAAATCCAAATTTCGTTAATATTGCTCCACCGACAGATGTTGTAGCATTGATCACTTTGGATATATCAATCAAGGAAGATGTATTTAATATAAATATTTGTTTCCCAAGTGCAGTCATAGATCCAATTTTGGAAAAAATGACCGCTACGAGCTGGAAAACCCAAGAAAATATTACTAAAAAAAGTATTAATATAATAGAAGATTATATTAAATATTCAGAAGTAGAAATGACTGTGGAGTTTGCAAGAACAGAACTTAGAGTGGGTGATTTTCTTGATCTAAAAATTGGAGATGTAATTGAACTGGATAAGGCAATCTCTGATCCTTCAATTGTAAATATTGATAGTAAACCTAAGTTTTTTGTTCGCCCTGGTGTCGAAGGCACAAGAAAGGCAATCGAGTTTATAAGACAGCTTACCCCTGATGAGGAGAGAAAATATGCGAGTAGAAGAATTTACTGA
- a CDS encoding flagellar basal body-associated FliL family protein: protein MAEGTSNKNLIIFLAVLPFLVIAALLSALYINNGQILPKEDTTKKSEKVKVKSGDVEDDEFSDEEDMIPNTVEGVPNYEFYTLEGLTVNPSGISDGKGRLRILVVKIGMQVKPLGTAIEEITSKEIIIRDSVNYYLATKDIPYLGDPKNRDEMKERILKMMNKILKKSKVMKISFPTYIIQ from the coding sequence ATGGCAGAAGGAACAAGCAATAAAAATTTAATCATATTTTTGGCTGTATTACCCTTTTTGGTAATTGCTGCTTTATTATCTGCCTTATACATAAATAATGGTCAGATACTTCCAAAGGAGGATACGACCAAAAAAAGTGAAAAAGTTAAAGTTAAAAGTGGTGATGTTGAAGACGACGAATTTTCAGATGAAGAGGATATGATCCCAAATACTGTTGAAGGTGTTCCAAATTATGAATTTTATACTTTAGAAGGACTTACTGTAAATCCAAGTGGAATATCAGATGGAAAAGGAAGATTGAGAATCCTTGTTGTAAAGATAGGAATGCAGGTTAAACCTTTAGGTACAGCCATAGAAGAGATCACTTCAAAAGAGATTATTATCAGAGATAGTGTAAATTATTATCTGGCAACAAAAGATATCCCATATCTTGGCGATCCAAAAAATAGAGATGAAATGAAAGAAAGAATTTTAAAGATGATGAATAAGATTTTGAAAAAATCTAAAGTCATGAAAATTTCTTTTCCGACGTATATTATTCAATAG